The sequence CGGGATGCTCGGCGCCGGGCTCGTCGAGGTGCCGCCGGTGCCGGCCCGCGACCCGGCCTCGGCGATCATGGAGAACCCGGAGGTGCCGGAGAACCGGCGCTTCTGCAGCAAGTGCGACGAGAAGGTCGGGCGCAGCCGGGGCGGGCGCCCGGGACGCACCGAGGGCTTCTGCCGCAACTGCGGGCACCCGTTCTCGTTCACCCCGAAGCTCCGGCCCGGCGAGATGATCGGCGGGCAGTACGAGGTGCTCGGCTGCCTCGCCCACGGCGGGCTCGGCTGGGTGTACCTGGCCCGCGACCACAACGTGAGCGAGCGGTGGGTCGTCCTCAAGGGCCTGCTCGACACCGGCGACGCCGACTCGCTGGCCGCCGCCACCGCCGAGCGCGCGTTCCTCGCCGAGGTCGAGCACCCCAACATCGTCAAGATCTACAACTTCGTGCGGCACGGCGAGTCCGGCTACATCGTCATGGAGTACGTCGGCGGCCGCTCGCTGAAGGACATCCTGCTCAGCGCCCGCCAGGCGCAGGGCGACCAGGCGTCGCTGCCGCTCGGCCAGGTCATCGCCTACGGCCTGGAGGTGCTGAGCGCCCTCGGCTACCTGCACGGCGTCGGGCTGCTGTACTGCGACTTCAAGCCCGACAACGCCATCCAGTCCGAGGAGCAGCTCAAGCTGATCGACCTCGGCGGCGTCCGGCGGGCGTTCGACGCGGACAGCCCGATCTTCGGCACGCCCGGCTACCAGGCCCCCGAGATCGGCTCGCAGGGTCCCTCGGTCAGCTCCGACCTCTACACCGTCGGCCGGACGCTGGCCGTGCTGAGCTTCGCGTTCCGCGGCTACACCGGGCGGCACCTGCGCAGCCTGCCGCCGCGCGAGGAGGTGCCGCTCTTCCAGCGGCACGAGTCCTACCACCGGCTGCTGCGCCGTGCCACGCACCCCGATCCGGCCCGCCGGTTCCAGACCGCCGCCGAGATGGCCGAGCAGCTCACGGGCGTGCTGCGGGAGGTCCTGTCGGCCGAGGACGGCCGCCCGCGCCCCGCGCCGTCCCCGCTGTTCGGGCCCGAGCAGCAGACCGCCGGAACGGAGATCGTCGGCGGCCTGGACGGCGCCGGGCGCAGCGAGGGGGCGCCGCCGATCCTGGCGCCGGTGGAGCCGGCCGCCGCCGCGGCGGCGCTGCCCGTCCCGCTGGTGTACGCCTCCGACCCGGCCGCGGCGTTCCTCGCCGGGCTCACCGCCCGCGACCCCGCCGACCTGGCCGCGGCCCTGGCCTCCGCGCCGGCCGCGTCCCGCGAGGTGCGGCTCGCGCTGGTGCGCGTCCGCATCGAGTTGGGCGACCTCGACGGGGCCGCGCACCTCCTGGAGGACATCGCCGCCGAGGCCCCCGACGACTGGCGCGTCGACTGGTACCGGGGGGTGCGCGCCCTCGCCGGCGGGCGCGGCACCGAGGCGGTCGCGGTGTTCAACGACCTGTACGACCTCGCTCCCGGCGAGCAGGCGCCCAAGCTGGCGCTGGCGTTCTGCCACGAGACCCTGGGCGAGACTGCCGCCGCGGGCTACTACTACGAGACGGTCTGGCGCACCGATCCCACCCACGTCAGCGCCGCGTTCGGGCTGGCCCGCACGCGGCTCGCGGCGGGCGACCGCGCGTCCGCCGAACGCGTCCTCGACTCGGTCCCGCGCATCTCCAGCCACTACCTCGCCGCGCAGCTCGCCGCCGTCGCCACCACCGTCCGGGGGCGCGGGCCCGCCGAGCTGGACGCGCCCGCGCTCATCGAGGCGGGACGGCGGCTGTCGGCCCTGCGCCTGGACACCGAGCGGTCGGCCGCGTTCGCCGCCGAGGTGCTGGAGGCGGCGCTGACCTGGGTCCGCGCCGACCGCGGCTCGGCCCCGCCCGGCGTGCGGCAGCAGATCCTCGGCACCGACCTGGACGAGCAGGCCCTCCGCAAGAAGCTGGAGGACGTCTACCGCGTGCTCGCCAAGCTCGCCGACGGGGCCGAGCACCGCCACGCGATGGTCAAACGGGCCAACGCCGTCCGCCCGAGGACGCTCTTCTGACCATGAACGCGGACCAGCACACCCCCGTCGCGCTCTGCCGTACCTGCGGCCAGCCCGTCAACGAACGCGACCGCTTCTGCGAGGAGTGCGGACGCCCCGACCCCACCACGCCCAGGACCCCGCCGCTCGGCACCGCCCTTCCGCACGCCTCGCCGCCCCCGGCGTCGCGCGGCGTCCCGTCCGTGCCCGTCCCGGCCCCGCGCCGGGCCCTCCCGCCGGAGCGGCGGCCCGACCCCCGCACGCCCCCGGCCGGTCCGGGCGGGGGCATCGCCGCCGGGAGCGCCTGCGTGGACTGCGGCAGCGGGGCCGTCGGGGCCGACGGGTACTGCGAGCAGTGCGGGCTGCGGCAGCCGAGCGGGCGGGAGCACGTCGAGGCCGAGGCCGGGCGGTTCGGGGCGGCGGTGAGCGACCTCGGGCTGCGGCGCAGCCGCAACGAGGACGCGTTCGCGCTGGCGGCGCTGCCCGCGGGCGTGTGCGCGGTGGTCTGCGACGGGGTCGCGACGGCGCCCGGGTCGGAGGAGGCGTCGCGGCTGGCCGCCGAGGCGGCGCTGGCCGTGCTGACGGGCCGCGTCACGGCCGGCGTGGATCCGCGGGGCGCGATGCGCGACGCGGCGGCGCGGGCGGGCGAGGTCGTGGCGGGGATGCCCGGCGATCCCGACTCCTCGCCCGCGTGCACGTTCGTGTCGGCCGTCGTGGACGCGGGCGGCATCACCGTCGGGTGGGTCGGCGACAGCCGCGCCTACTGGCTGTCGGCGGCGGGCTCGTGCCGGCTCACCACGGACGACTCGTGGGCCTCGTCCATGATCGAGCAGGGCGCGATGAGCGCCGAGGACGCGTGGGCCGACCGGCGGGCGCACGTGCTGACAGCCTGGCTGGGGGCGGACGCGGGCCCGCTCGACCCGCACGTGGCGGCGTTCCGGCCGACGGGCCCCGGGCTGGTGGTGCTGTGCAGCGACGGGCTGTGGAACGACCTGCCGGAGCCGTCCGACCTCGCGGCCGTGGCCCTCACCGGCCGGGACGGCCCGCTGGACGCGGCACGGCGGCTGCTGCGGGCGGCACTGGACGCGGGCGGGCACGACAACGTGACGGTGGCGGTCCTTCGCTACCCGCCGCCAGGACCGAGCAGGGAGCGGGGCAGATGAGCGATTTTCCGGAGTTCACCGTGCGGGTGGACCAGAACCCCTATCTCCCGGCCGGCGGACGGGAGATGCACGCGATCGTCTCGGTGGAGGCGCGCTCGTCCGGCGGTCCGGGCCCGGTGGCGGACGGGGGGCGCGCCCCCGCCGCGGAGATCATCATGATCGACACCTCCGGGTCGATGTCCTACCGGGGCAAGATGGCGGCGGCGAAGCGGGCGGCGCGGGCGGCGGTGAACGTGCTGCGCGACGGCGTGCACTTCGCGGTGGTCGCGGGCGCGAACCGGCCGCGGATGGTCTACCCGCAGGGGGAGCGGCTCGTCCGGGCGGACGCGGCGTCCCGGCGCGGCGCGGTGGACGCGGTGGGGCGGCTGGAGGCGGCGGGCGGGACGGCGATCGGGTCGTGGCTGCGGCTCGCCGACCGGCTGTTCACCGGGCACGACGCCGTCGCCGAAGGGGCCGTCAAGCACGCGATCCTGCTCACCGACGGCAAGAACCAGCACGAGTCGGACGAGGAACTGGACGCGGCGCTGCGCCAGTGCACCGGCCGCTTCCTGTGCGACGCGCGGGGCGTCGGCACCGACTGGAACGTCGCCGAGCTCCGCAAGATCACCTCGGTGCTGCTGGGCGGGTTCCTGGACGTCCCCGACCCGGCCGACCTGGAGGCCGACTTCCTGGCGATGACGCGGGCCGCGATGAGCAAGCAGGTCGCGGACGTGACGCTGCGCGTGTGGACGCCGCAGCAGGCGCGGCTGCGGTTCATCAAGCAGATGGTCCCCGCCGTGGAGGACCTCACCGGCCGCCGGGGCGCCTCGGGCGCGCAGACCGGCGACTACCCGCTCGGCGCGTGGGGCGACGAGAACCGCGAGTACCACCTGTGCGTGGAGGTGCAGCCCGGCGACGTGGGGCGGCAGATGCGGGCCGCATGGGTGAAGCTCGTCGCGGGCGACCAGGTCCTCGCGTCCGGCAACGTCATCGCCGAGTGGACCGACGACGAGGCCAGGTCGACGCGCATCAACGGCCGCGTCGCGCACCACACCGGGCAGTCCGAGCTCGCCGAGGCGATCCAGCAGGGCCTGGAGGCGCGGCGGGAGGGCGACGAGGACACCGCGACCGCCCGGCTCGGGCGCGCCGTGGTGCTGGCGCGGGAGGTCGGCAACGAGCAGATCTCCGGCCTGCTCGACAAGGTCGTGGACGTGGTCGACCCGGCGCACGGCACCGTGCGGCTGAAACGGGACGTGGCGAAGGCGGACGAGATGTCGCTCGACACCCGTTCCGTCCGGACCGTGCGGACCCGGCACGGCGACGAGGCAGGGGGCTGAGGCCCATGCCGGTCTGCCCGAGCGGGCACACGTCCCAGTCCACCGACTACTGCGACGTGTGCGGCGACCTCATGGACGGCGCGCAGCGCGCCGAGTTCGCCGAGCCCGCGCCCGCGCCGGTGCCCGCGCCCGCGCCGGCCGCCGAGCCCGCGGCGGCGGAGGAGCCGGCCTGCCCGCACTGCGGGACGCCGCGCTCCGGCCGCTTCTGCGAGGAGGACGGGTACGACTTCGAGACCGGCACGGTCTACACCGTCGAGTTCACCCCGGCGGGCACCGCGCACGCGGTGCCGCTGGTGCCGCAGCAGCGGGACGGCAGCGTGCCCGTCGTCCCGCGGCCGGTCCCGGCCCCCGCGGCCGGCCCGCACGCGCTGGTCATGGCCGACCGCGCCTACTTCGACTCGGTCGTCGCGGAGATGGGACCGGACGGAGGCGGGCTCGCGTTCCCGCCGTACTGCCCGGAGCGCCGCGTCCCGCTGCTCGGCGGCCAGATCCGGATCGGGCGGCGCAGCGCCTCCCGCGCGCTGCTGCCCGAGATCGACCTCAGCGCGCCGCCCGAGGACCCGGGCGTCTCGCATCTGCACGCCGTCCTGCTCGCACGGCCGGACGGCGCGTGGAACCTGATCGACCCCGGTTCGACCAACGGCACCACGGTGAACGGCGGAACGGAGCCGATCCCGGTGAACGTGCCCGTTCCGGTCGGTGACGGCGACCGCATCCATGTGGGCGCCTGGACGACCATCACGCTGTCCCTGCAGGAGGGCACGTCATGACGATGAGTCCCGCACCGCCGGCGGCTCCCGCTCCACGGCCGCCCGCCCCGCCCGCCCCGCCCGCACAGCCCCCGGGAAGGACGCCTGCCGAAACGCGGCGCGGCGGCCGCCTGAGGACGTTCGTGCGCGGACGGTGGCTCAAGACGATCCCGGGCCGCATCCGGGCGCATGTCGTGCTCTGCGTGGCCGCGCTCGTGGCGCTGCTGGCCGTCCTCACCGTGGCCATCGGCAACGCGCGCGACTCCGTCGAGACGATCGGGCACGACGCCGGCCCGCAGGTCGTCGCGACCGGCACCCTGTACTTCGCGCTCAGCGACATGGACGCGCAGGTCTCCAGCATCCTGCTGATCGGCCGCGAGCACGGCCTCGGCATCGGCTACGACGAGACCCTGCGGGTGTACGAGAGGCGCCGCGCGGAGGCCGACGCGGCGGCGGTGCAGGCCGCGCAGCTCGCCGGGCGCGACCCGGCGCTGCGGCGGACCGTCCAGGAGGTGCTGAACGGCCTCGGCAGGTACGAGCGGCTCGTCGGCCAGGCCATGCAGCTCGACGCGCAGTCGAACCACGCGCCCGGCGAGACGCCGCAGCAGGTACTGGAGGCCTACCGGCAGGCCACCGACCTGATGAGGCTGCAACTGCTGCCGAAGGCGTACAACATCACGCTCGACACCGGCGCGAACGTCCGGCAGTCGTACGAGACGAAGCGGTCCGCGGTGCTCACCGGGCGCACCTGGGTCGCCCTCACCGGTCTGGTCGTGCTGCTGCTCCTGATCGCGACGCAGCTATACCTGGTGCGGACGTTCCGGCGGGTGCTCAACCCGGCGCTGGTGCTGGCGACGCTCGCGACCGTCGTCCTCACCGCGGTCGGGGCGGGCCTGCTCACCGCCCACGCGGGGCACATCAGGACCGCCAAGGAGGACGGCTTCGACTCGATCCTGCAGCTCTCGCGGGCCCGCGCGATCAGCCACAGCGCGTTCGGGGACGAGAGCCGCTACCTCCTCGACCCCGGCCGCGCCGACACCTACGAGCAGACCTACCTCGACAAGTCGCTGTCGGTCATCTACCCCGACATCGGCGACAAGCCGGTGAACCTGGAGAACTACTACGCGGGCCTGGAGCAGAAGGTCGCCCCGTACAGGCCCGACAAGGGCCCCGAGCCGTTCCTCGGCCTCTTCGAGAGC is a genomic window of Actinomadura citrea containing:
- a CDS encoding serine/threonine-protein kinase yields the protein MLGAGLVEVPPVPARDPASAIMENPEVPENRRFCSKCDEKVGRSRGGRPGRTEGFCRNCGHPFSFTPKLRPGEMIGGQYEVLGCLAHGGLGWVYLARDHNVSERWVVLKGLLDTGDADSLAAATAERAFLAEVEHPNIVKIYNFVRHGESGYIVMEYVGGRSLKDILLSARQAQGDQASLPLGQVIAYGLEVLSALGYLHGVGLLYCDFKPDNAIQSEEQLKLIDLGGVRRAFDADSPIFGTPGYQAPEIGSQGPSVSSDLYTVGRTLAVLSFAFRGYTGRHLRSLPPREEVPLFQRHESYHRLLRRATHPDPARRFQTAAEMAEQLTGVLREVLSAEDGRPRPAPSPLFGPEQQTAGTEIVGGLDGAGRSEGAPPILAPVEPAAAAAALPVPLVYASDPAAAFLAGLTARDPADLAAALASAPAASREVRLALVRVRIELGDLDGAAHLLEDIAAEAPDDWRVDWYRGVRALAGGRGTEAVAVFNDLYDLAPGEQAPKLALAFCHETLGETAAAGYYYETVWRTDPTHVSAAFGLARTRLAAGDRASAERVLDSVPRISSHYLAAQLAAVATTVRGRGPAELDAPALIEAGRRLSALRLDTERSAAFAAEVLEAALTWVRADRGSAPPGVRQQILGTDLDEQALRKKLEDVYRVLAKLADGAEHRHAMVKRANAVRPRTLF
- a CDS encoding PP2C family protein-serine/threonine phosphatase, translating into MNADQHTPVALCRTCGQPVNERDRFCEECGRPDPTTPRTPPLGTALPHASPPPASRGVPSVPVPAPRRALPPERRPDPRTPPAGPGGGIAAGSACVDCGSGAVGADGYCEQCGLRQPSGREHVEAEAGRFGAAVSDLGLRRSRNEDAFALAALPAGVCAVVCDGVATAPGSEEASRLAAEAALAVLTGRVTAGVDPRGAMRDAAARAGEVVAGMPGDPDSSPACTFVSAVVDAGGITVGWVGDSRAYWLSAAGSCRLTTDDSWASSMIEQGAMSAEDAWADRRAHVLTAWLGADAGPLDPHVAAFRPTGPGLVVLCSDGLWNDLPEPSDLAAVALTGRDGPLDAARRLLRAALDAGGHDNVTVAVLRYPPPGPSRERGR
- a CDS encoding vWA domain-containing protein; protein product: MSDFPEFTVRVDQNPYLPAGGREMHAIVSVEARSSGGPGPVADGGRAPAAEIIMIDTSGSMSYRGKMAAAKRAARAAVNVLRDGVHFAVVAGANRPRMVYPQGERLVRADAASRRGAVDAVGRLEAAGGTAIGSWLRLADRLFTGHDAVAEGAVKHAILLTDGKNQHESDEELDAALRQCTGRFLCDARGVGTDWNVAELRKITSVLLGGFLDVPDPADLEADFLAMTRAAMSKQVADVTLRVWTPQQARLRFIKQMVPAVEDLTGRRGASGAQTGDYPLGAWGDENREYHLCVEVQPGDVGRQMRAAWVKLVAGDQVLASGNVIAEWTDDEARSTRINGRVAHHTGQSELAEAIQQGLEARREGDEDTATARLGRAVVLAREVGNEQISGLLDKVVDVVDPAHGTVRLKRDVAKADEMSLDTRSVRTVRTRHGDEAGG
- a CDS encoding FHA domain-containing protein produces the protein MPVCPSGHTSQSTDYCDVCGDLMDGAQRAEFAEPAPAPVPAPAPAAEPAAAEEPACPHCGTPRSGRFCEEDGYDFETGTVYTVEFTPAGTAHAVPLVPQQRDGSVPVVPRPVPAPAAGPHALVMADRAYFDSVVAEMGPDGGGLAFPPYCPERRVPLLGGQIRIGRRSASRALLPEIDLSAPPEDPGVSHLHAVLLARPDGAWNLIDPGSTNGTTVNGGTEPIPVNVPVPVGDGDRIHVGAWTTITLSLQEGTS